From the Streptomyces sp. SN-593 genome, the window TGATCCGCAGCGTGTACGGGGTGGCCGACGCGTTATCGACGGTCAGGCTCCACGCGCTGTTCAGCGACGAGGGCATGACGTCCGGGAAGAGGGTGAGGAAGAACATCGCGACGGTCGCGGCGATCGTCACCCCGGACAGGGCGAACGACCAGCCCTCCCGTCCGGCCCGGTTGGCGCCGAGCGCGGCGAGGAGTGCCGCGAGCGCGACCACCAGGGCCGGCAGGCTGCGGCCACCACCGCTGTGCACCTGCGTCCAGACCAGGAACACCGCCGCGAGTGCAGCCGTGACCAGGCCGACCCGGGTCGCCAGCGCCCGCGCCCGCTCGCGGATCGGGCCCACCGTCTTGAGCGCGGCGAACACCGCGCCGTGGAAGGTGAACAGCGCCAGCATGACCAGCCCGCCGAGCAGCGCGTAGCCGCCGAGCAGGTCCCCGAGACCGCCGACGTACTCCTGGTCCGCGTCGATCCTGACGCCCCGGACGATGTTCGCGAAGGCGACGCCCCACAGCACCGCGGGCAGCAGCGAGGTCCAGAAGATGGCGTGCTCCCAGTTCCGCTGCCACCGCTCCTCGGGCCGCTTCGCCCGGTACTCGAAGGCGACCCCGCGCACGATCAGGCAGACCAGGATCAGCAGCAGCGGCAGGTAGAAGCCGGAGAAGAGGGTCGCGTACCAGTCCGGGAAGGCGGCGAAGGTGGCGCCGCCCGCGCTGAGCAGCCACACCTCGTTGCCGTCCCAGACCGGCCCGATCGTGTTGATCAGGACCCGCCGCTCGGCGCGGTCGCGGGCGAGCAGCTTGGTCAGGACGCCGACCCCGAAGTCGAAGCCCTCCAGGAAGAAGTAGCCCGTCCACAGGACGGCGATGATGACGAACCACGCGTCGTGCAGGTGCATGTCCCCAGTCCCTTCCCTTCCGTCGTCGATCCGTCAGTACGAGAAGGCCATCGGCCGGTCGGCGTCCGCGGCCTCGTCGGAGCTTTTGCCGCCGGGTCCGCCGCCGATCCTGGTCGGGGGGTTCAGGTCCGCCTCGGTGAGTTCCGGCGGGCCCTGTTTGGCGTACTTCGCCAGCAGCCGGATCTCGACCACGGCGAGCAGCCCGTAGAGCACGGTGAAGACGATGAGCGAGGTCAGCACGTAGCCGACGGAGACGCCGGGGGAGACCGCGTCCTTGGTGCGCAGCACGCCGTAGACCACCCAGGGCTGACGGCCGGTCTCGGTGAAGATCCAGCCCCAGGAGTTGGCGATCAACGGGAAGGCCATGGTCAGCAGGGCGATCCGCCAGTACCAGCGGGACAGCCGCGCGCCGAGCCCGACGGTGCGGGTGAGCATCAGGTGCGGCACCTCGTCCTCGCCGGTGCGGCGGTCCGGTGCGAGCCAGAAGCGGCGCCGGGTCAGCCACAGCCCGGCCGCACCGACCCCGATGGAGACCACGCCGAAGCCGATCATCCAGCGGAAGCCCCAGTACTCGACGGGGATGTTCGGCCGGTAGTCGCCGGGGCCGTACTTCTGCTGCTCGGCCTTGTTCACGTCGTTGATGCCGCCGACGTAGCTGGTGAAGTCGTCGGTGGCGAGGAAGGAGAGCAGGTTGGGGATGTCGATGGCGACCTCGTTGTGCCCCTTGTTCACGTCGCCGACCGCGAAGACCGAGAAGGGCGCGCCCTTCTGGCCGTCCCACAGCGCCTCGGCCGCGGCCATCTTCATGGGCTGCTGCCTGAACATCACCTTGCCGAGGGTGTCGCCGCTGATCGCGGTGAGCGCGCCGGCGACCACCGCGACGACCAGCGCCATCCGCAGCGAGGAGCGCATCACCGCGATGTGCTGCCTGCGCGCCAGGTGGTAGGCGGCGATGCCGATCATGAACGCGGCACCGGTGAGGAAGGCCGCCGACATGATGTGGAAGAACTGGGCGAGCGCGGTGTCCTGGGTGAGCACCTTCCAGAAGTCGGTGAGCTCCGCCCGCTTGGTCTTCGGGTTGTAGCGGTAGCCGACCGGGTGCTGCATCCAGGAGTTGGCGGCCAGGATGAAGTACGCGGACAGGATGGTGCCGATCGACACCATCCAGATGCAGGCGAGGTGGATGCGCTGGGGCAGCTTGTCCCATCCGAAGATCCACAGGCCGACGAAGGTCGACTCGAAGAAGAACGCGATCAGCGCCTCGAAGGCCAGCGGCGCGCCGAAGACGTCGCCCACGAAGCGCGAGTAGTCCGACCAGTTCATCCCGAACTGGAACTCCTGGACGATCCCGGTCACCACGCCCATGGCGATGTTGATCAGGAAGAGCTTGCCCCAGAACTTCGTGGCCCCGAGGTACTTCTCCTTGCCGGTGCGCACCCAGGCGGTCTGCAGTCCGGCGGTGAGCGCGGAGAGCGAGATCGTCAGGGGGACGAAGAGGAAGTGGTAGACGGTCGTCACGCCGAACTGCCACCTGGCGACGTTCAGTGGCTCCAGTGCGAGCTGCACGATACGTCTCCTTTACTGCCGATACGCGTCCTGCTTGTGAACGTGAACTCATTCACAAGGAGTATCGCGCACATGCGTTCGCCCCCTTCCACCGGGGGGTGGCAGGGGGCGAATCAGCAGGTCAGCGTATTGTCGGGCCGAAGGGCGGCCGGCTACAGCTCCTTGCGGAACGCCTCGGCGGTCCGCAGCACGATGTCGTTCGCCTCGGCCTCGCCGATGGTGATCCGCACGCCCTCACCCGCGAAGGGACGCACCGTCGCGCCCGCCCGCTCGCATGCCGCCGCGAAGTCCCCGGTGCGCTCCCCCAGCCGCAGCCACACGAAGTTCGCCTGCGTCTCGGGCACCGTCCACCCCTGGGCGGCCAGCGCCCCGGCGACCCGGGCGCGCTCCACCACCAGGCCCTCGACCCGCTCCAGCAGCGCCGCCTCGGCCCGCAGGCTGGCGATCGCCGCGTCCTGGGCGAGCTGGCTCACACCGAACGGCACCGCCGTCTTCCGCAGCGCCTCGGCCACCGGCTCGTGCGCGATCGCGAAGCCGATCCGCAGGCCGGCCAGGCCGTACGCCTTGGAGAAGGTGCGCAGCACCGCGACGTTGGGGCGGTCGCGGTACAGGTCGACGCCGTCGGGCACCTCGGGGTCGGTGTTGAACTCCCGGTACGCCTCGTCCAGGACGACCAGCACGTCGGACGGCACCCGGTCCAGGAACCGTTCCAGTTCCGCCCGCCGCACCACGGTGCCGGTCGGGTTGTTCGGGTTGCAGACGAAGATCAGCCGGGTCCGCTCGGTGACCGCCGCCGCCATCGCGTCCAGGTCGTGCGTCTCGGCCGCGTCCAGCGGCACCTGCACCGCCCGGGCGCCGCTGATCTGGGTGACGATCGGGTACGCCTCGAAGGAGCGCCAGGCGTAGATCACCTCGTCGCCCGGCCCGGAGGTCACCTGGAGCAGTTGCTGGGCCACGCCGACCGAGCCGGTGCCGGTGGCGATGTGTCCGACCGGTACGT encodes:
- the cydB gene encoding cytochrome d ubiquinol oxidase subunit II is translated as MHLHDAWFVIIAVLWTGYFFLEGFDFGVGVLTKLLARDRAERRVLINTIGPVWDGNEVWLLSAGGATFAAFPDWYATLFSGFYLPLLLILVCLIVRGVAFEYRAKRPEERWQRNWEHAIFWTSLLPAVLWGVAFANIVRGVRIDADQEYVGGLGDLLGGYALLGGLVMLALFTFHGAVFAALKTVGPIRERARALATRVGLVTAALAAVFLVWTQVHSGGGRSLPALVVALAALLAALGANRAGREGWSFALSGVTIAATVAMFFLTLFPDVMPSSLNSAWSLTVDNASATPYTLRIMTWCAAVATPLVVLYQGWTYWIFRKRIGTQHIAEAAH
- a CDS encoding cytochrome ubiquinol oxidase subunit I encodes the protein MQLALEPLNVARWQFGVTTVYHFLFVPLTISLSALTAGLQTAWVRTGKEKYLGATKFWGKLFLINIAMGVVTGIVQEFQFGMNWSDYSRFVGDVFGAPLAFEALIAFFFESTFVGLWIFGWDKLPQRIHLACIWMVSIGTILSAYFILAANSWMQHPVGYRYNPKTKRAELTDFWKVLTQDTALAQFFHIMSAAFLTGAAFMIGIAAYHLARRQHIAVMRSSLRMALVVAVVAGALTAISGDTLGKVMFRQQPMKMAAAEALWDGQKGAPFSVFAVGDVNKGHNEVAIDIPNLLSFLATDDFTSYVGGINDVNKAEQQKYGPGDYRPNIPVEYWGFRWMIGFGVVSIGVGAAGLWLTRRRFWLAPDRRTGEDEVPHLMLTRTVGLGARLSRWYWRIALLTMAFPLIANSWGWIFTETGRQPWVVYGVLRTKDAVSPGVSVGYVLTSLIVFTVLYGLLAVVEIRLLAKYAKQGPPELTEADLNPPTRIGGGPGGKSSDEAADADRPMAFSY
- the hisC gene encoding histidinol-phosphate transaminase, with amino-acid sequence MPMTTPKLRAELDGIPTYKPGRPPAAEEGGAPRPAFKLSSNENPYPPLPGVLEAAATAAASFNRYPDLSCAALTAELATRFDVPVGHIATGTGSVGVAQQLLQVTSGPGDEVIYAWRSFEAYPIVTQISGARAVQVPLDAAETHDLDAMAAAVTERTRLIFVCNPNNPTGTVVRRAELERFLDRVPSDVLVVLDEAYREFNTDPEVPDGVDLYRDRPNVAVLRTFSKAYGLAGLRIGFAIAHEPVAEALRKTAVPFGVSQLAQDAAIASLRAEAALLERVEGLVVERARVAGALAAQGWTVPETQANFVWLRLGERTGDFAAACERAGATVRPFAGEGVRITIGEAEANDIVLRTAEAFRKEL